TAGATGAGGAGATTGGATTTTAGAGTCACATTACGAGCCATCGACATTTGGGCCCCCACAATGAATTTTCCGTGATGTGGATGCCTATTTTCTTGGACTAAATTCATGGAGTGGTTTTTTTCACAAAAGTGAACACCGCATGCTGGTTGAACTGATTGATCGTTGACATATGCATAATGGAGAACTTAACAGCACAATCTCCGGGTTTACGTCTTCTCTCATTCCAAGTAACTAAACACGctacaaaattttcataaaaataacGGGCCTCAAGCCCAATTTGGAGCAGGGTTTTGAGTCCACAATTTTGAATGGGCAGGCCCAAAGTAGTGAGTGTCCTCCGGATCCAAGGCCCAAACGACAAGTCATCTTCCAAGAGCTCCACTGAAAGAAAAGAATTGAGAACTGAAACTTGAAAGTCCTGAGAGAGATGACGATAGACGACGAGAGCTCCGTCTACATCGGAGGCCTTCCGTACGACGCCACCGAGGAAACCGTCCGCAGAGTCTTCGAGCTGTACGGTAACGTCATTGCCGTTAAGGTCAgctccctcctcctccttcatCCATTTGCCGCCATTTTCACTTCGTAGGGTTCTTAAGCATTTGGGATTTTCTTCCCCtcatctgcttcttcttcttcttcttcaatctgCAGATTATCAACGACGCGGCGACTCGAGGAAAATGCTATGGCTTTGTCACTTTCAGGAATCCTCGGTCGGCAATTCTCGCCATCAATGAGATGGATGGCAGGGTATGTAaattttgctttcttcttccATTTGATTGAACATCTACGCAGTTAGGGTTTCTGTGATTGGTTTATTATCTTATATTCTTGAGTGAAATTTGTGTGGTCTTTCTCTTGTGTGTTTAGACTGTTGATGGAAGAGTGATCAGAGTAAATGAAGTGAGGAGTAGAGGTGGAAGATTGAGTtttgggagagagagggagaatttCCGGCGGAATGCCGAGAGGGGGAGAAATTGGGATAGAAGTAGAGACCATGAGAGGGATTTTAGTCGGGATAGGGACCGGTATAAGGATAGGTACACTGATCAGTCCAGGGAGCGTGACCGTGACAGGTCCCCTGAGGATGTTGGTGAAGAAAGGGATAGACGGTATGAGGGTGAACGCGATTATGATCACGTAAGGGACCATGTTTTGGATATAGATCTTGATCAGGATAGAGTTGCGGTAGATAGCGACCAAGAACAGAGCAGGAACCGTAATCAGGGTTGGGAAAGAGACCGATCTTTGGAGTCTGATAGGGATAGGGATATGGACAAAACCAAAAGCCTTGATAGCACAGGCGACAAGGATGGAGATGACCAGTCAAGGAGATGGAACGGGTAAGATACCCTTCCTTATTTGTAATTGTTGGTTATCATTGTAGTACCATGTTATCAGTTGAGTTGCAATCGTGTTTCTTGGGAGATGATCACACAAGTTCAATTAAACAGACTTTTAGTGCTCCTATAAGGACTAGACCTTTCTTCATTATGTTTTGGTTTCTTTTCTGCAGTTCAAATACGGTTGGCCGACAAAGTCGGGACCTCATATCTCATCCAAGTGATGATTACAATGTTCAGGCAAGTTCAGCTTTTTTTTAGCTTTTCTTGCTAAGAGATTGCCATGCATTTGTAAGTTTGTGTCATCTTAACCaaagtgattttttgttttcatttgttcTATTAAAAACATTAGGTAAAAGAACAGCTTCACAGATCCATGCGAAGGgttgaagaaattaaaaatgaggTTTGTCTCTCCATAAGAATTTACCTTTATTTGCCCGATTATTTCACAAATACCTAAGGCGGCATCCAATAGTCCTTTAGATGTCAATACGCAAGAGGCACATTTTATGGTAGTTCAGCATACTTTCAAATGCCCAAAATCTTGGTCTGCAATATAGGAGACTAAGTTTTATTGCATGGTGTCAGACTATTCTGATGGAGGAGAGCATAGAGGAGAAAGAAAAGCTTGTTTTGGATTTACAGAAGAAATCTAAGGTACTTTTTCTTATTGTTTAAGTGTCATTTTTTATCTCGTGCAATCTTTGACTTTAATCTGAATGTAAGTTTTAGTGCAAGTCTTTTGGTTTTACATGCTAAACTTGGTGCATGTCATACTGAAAATCTGTTCATGCAGAAATTGGAGGATGCCTTGATAAATGCAAAGAAGAACTCTTCACACCAGAAGATGAAGCTAACCAAGGTATTTTTAATCGCTAAGATTGGTTGTCAGTAAACTCAACTTTGACAAGTGGACATTAATTGGAGCTAATGCATGTTGTTTAAATTATTTGCAGCTACATAAATCCTTTACGCAAGTAAAAGATTACACTGAAAAACTTAAAAGCTATGAACACGAGCTCCAGGTTGGTGTCTTTGTTCCTCTGAAATTTGTACAGTTGTACAGGAAAACAATGTGGATACATTTCCATTTTATCAATGCTTGAAAAGGAGTAAATAatctcataaataaaaaaatactaaacaaATGAACCATatgaaattttggaaatgagaaaGAACATATTTCTTCAGTTATATCCTTCAATTGAAGTCAAATCAGCTTGCATTGTGTCCGTCTTTATTCTCGATCTGATTTGAATATTCATTCTGCCGTAACGAAGTTATCCAATTTCATTGGCGTTGACACATTAACACTTTTGTCAAGTGCAAACCCCAAAGTTTGCTCTTTTTAAGATCTTCATACCCTCGTTTTACCTCAAAAGTCTATTCTAATATATGTACCAAGTGGAAAACTTTTACCTCTACATTCTGCATTGTTAGATTGTGGTGGGATAAATGTTGTGATAGAAATTAACATGTAAACCATTTTGCTTGCAGTTGCTTGTTGATACAGGAATGTTGGAACATAGTAGCGATGAAGTTGGCTTGAGGGATGAAATCTTGACAATTGGCAATGCATGATGTGCATCGTGTTGAAATCTGGAAGAAGAGTAACAAGTAACAAAGTATATTGTTTTTCTCCTTCTGTTTGGATGGGGAGGATTATGAAGCATTTGTAGATATTTACTTGAAAGTGGAGACTCAGCTTATTGTATCTGAGAGACGTATAACTTCCATCATGGTTTCCGATAAGCTGGTAGCTTGGTCTTGTGTTGTACATTACTTTCGTCTAGTGGTATGCATTTCCACTTGAGCAGTTTGTTATCTGCTGATACTTATCTAGCTCCACGAAAGCTCTTCATTATCGAATTTTTGCCCAGGTGTCGAATATACACCTTTTAACGCCGAAGATCGAAAGATGGCGCAAATGGTAACATTGTAGTAACCTTCTTCCTCTGAGTTGTATAAAGCAAGGGAACAGAAAGAAAAAGGCTGAGTAATAaggtggctgttatgtttttttattgagGACTTTGAGAGACCATCACGGTGGAAAGAAGTCGGAGTCAGGCAggcaatcacacacacacacaagcacTTTCGGTGCCTCTTCTTTCTAGTTTCTTCGTGGGTTACAACACCACCACAAAACATGGTTTGGTTATTTGGAGCGAAAAGTTAATCCTTGTATTTCATGCATGgtccaatttgattttagcaTGACAATATTCTTTATGGTTGGTTATTTGGGAATATTTTGAACACTAAACTTAGTAACTTATTCTGATTTAGCccatgtattcaattagaattttgaaggaatttaattcttttaatgaatctagttGTATTCAATTAATGTTTTAAGTGATtatctgaaattcaatgtgtatttaatcaggattttaaagaaatttataacatttcagcTGTATTCAatagaatttgattttaaagaatttgaaaaaattgaggaattagaggaaattagagagatttcgtagtgtattttaagtataCACAAATCTCACCCCTCCCCATAAGATTTTGAGggaattaaatcaaaattttacatgaaatctctacaaatcaattgcactccataaaaatccatgaatttataaatccatttaaatctctcaaattcccaattgaatacacccccaaTTTGTCtatttatattttgaatttgtttgaattattaattcaaGAACCTCCTTGTCCTATATAATTCATGTGGAAAAGGGAAAGCGCATTTTTAGAAGGTAGTATGAATATAAAAAGAGTGAATAGAGATAGATGTGAAGTATTCCTTCAATAGAATCAAAtctacaaaagaaaaaggaaaaggggaAAATAAAACAAACGCTCACTTTTCCCATTATGACCTTTTTACCCATCTATACTCTCTAACCCTAATCCGATGGGCACATCTATCACATCATAAATAACGATAAATATTAGAAATTAAACATGATTAGCGCATATAACATACAAATGGGAAGCCCTAATCTTTCTCTAATTACCCTATGATTAATTAAGTAACCCTAGTAACCCTCGTATCATCAAAAGGTCAGAACTTGAGCGTGATCTGACTTCCGTTACTGTCCTCACCGTCTTCCGACCGCCGTGCAGTCAACCCTCCGTTTCTCTGATCTCCACCGTTCATATTAACATGATCACCACTCTCAGTCCCCTTCCAGCTGCCGCTCTCCGACTTTCCGTCCTCAATGCTCTCTGATCTGTCTCCCGCCCCACGGCCGTCGGATTCCGGGGAGCTCTGGGTGTGGGAGGCGGTGGACGTCCGGTACACGTGGAGCTGGTGTTGGAGAGAGTGGTGGtgcagctgctgctgctgctgctgcgtgGCGTAGAAGTCTTGTGGCATTGGGGTGGCGCAGTAGTGCGGTGGTGCATGGGAGGCCGGGTGCGGGCTGTAAAGAGCCGCAGAACCGTTGTGGGCTGCAGTGGCGTACTCCGGCGGCACCCAGATGCCGCCTAACACTACTAGCTGCGGCGTTGGTCCTCCGCCTGCATGGGGGCTTGGGCTCGGTCGCCTTGTGTGGAGCCTGTACTTCTGTAATTTTCACAATAATAtaacaaaattaacaattaagaaagaaaacagagaaaaaaggatatggtaattaattaagataCGAGTATATCGCGGATTTTCCTTCTGCACCAAAGTCGTACTTCTCAGTCCATTTCTCCTTAATTAAACCTTTTATGTTGGTACTTGAGATTTTAACAGTTCACAAAAcctataaaactaaattgatgTTCTTCCCCAAATTGATTTGCCAAaaacgttaagaaaaaaatgtcCTGcgtaattcttttttttttttttttttttacaaacatgTCGACTATCTATTGCGCTTTCCTGCTtctcaaaactcaaaagaaaaataaaagccaCACCTCTTCTTTCCCGATACAAGATGAATGATAGAAGTTCTTTTTGTTTGAGAAAAGATTAGGGTTTTTAGGGTGTAGATGGCATTGTATCTCAAGTTCAAGTAATTGTCCTCTTTTGTCTTTTAAcacaattaaaaactaaaacaaaaccaaacttAATTAGTGAGGTGAAATTAGATGGGTGGTGGTgtttaaatagaaaaaaaaaattaagagaaaaacaaaagatatcaTCATTAAGTGTTTTCTTCTTATGATCGTTtgttactttttatttattgaaaTGCGACATTAGTAACAAAAAGTTATCTGAAATGCCAGAAAATATGACTGAAGGGCGAAAATTGGTTGTTTGTAGTAGTTCATAACAAAATCTACCTAAATAAAAGTTCAATAGAAAAATCGATGGCGTAATCCAAGTTCAATTGAACCGGCAATATACTCGTAAATAGGACAAAGGGTAGGCAGGCATAGGTTTTTCGTGCCTGCATCTTTGCCTGCAGGGATCAAGAAAAGAGCAAGAATAATTGGACACATATTTTGTACCTGCAGATGACTTTTAACTTCATCATTGGTCAAACCGTCAACCTTCATCAGCTCTCTGATCTGTTTTGGGGTCGCCACTGCAAATTTGACCATAACAAACAAAACGTACGTACGTAAATAAGATTCAAATTGACCAGAAGTTATAACAAATAATGATTGAGCTATTAATTAGCAGGTAGCTAGGGTTAGGTGATTACCTTGAGAACCACCAAGCATTTGAAGGGCATTGACGAATCTGCGGTGCAAGTCCGGAGACCAACACCTCCGTGCCTTTCTATGGGTTTGAGTTGGGGTGGTGGTGGCGACGGCGCCGGCTGTAGTTGTTGTTTGTCCATTTTGTCCCTCCGAGCTATTATTAATTCCACCAGCTCCTAATAATTTACCTTGTTCATTACAATTCCCAGCAGCTGATGATGAATTAATATTTCCATTCTCATGATGATTAGTCTTGTCCTCCAATGCTATCTCTGATTTATTGTTTTCTGGAGAGGCGAGAGCGAGTTCCGGAAGAGGCCGCAAAGTAGGGCTGCGGTCTTTTGAAAACGGAAGGAAAGCTCCTCCACCGTAGGATCTGTGCTGCTTGGTTTCTAACCCTAGTTTGGGGCTGACGCTGAATCCGATATCTGTTTCTTTAGGGCCGGTTGTTATGGTGGATTGGGGTTTAGACGTTGCATTAGGGTTATGATCAGTTGCTTGGCTCCAAAGTTGGGCGGAGGTCATCCAGTTTGCCTTATCAGAAGTAGCGTTGGTAGGAATTTCTGAGCCTTCAGAGTTTGAATGCTTTAGGGGTATGAACTCTTCAAGCACGGGCCTGTTTTGGCCTTGAATATTGTTTGTTCTATATGCCTGTAGCTGCTGCCTTGAAGCCTCCACAgctttaaaaagaaaaacaaacaaaatcaattctctaattagtattattatttttttgggctAAATTGAGTTTCAATTGTTTTTGTCCATTGATTCTATTGTGTTTTATTCATTCctaagattaaaattaaaggGAGAAGTTTAGTAGGAGATAACGGGAGCGCAGAAATCACTTCCTTGAATTGTGGTTGCTTTAGTTCTTTAGAAAATATGTTGGATATTCATATTATGTAAGTGGCTACTTTGGGATAGCTCTCCCTTCTATAAATGAAAAAGGGATAAAGAAAAAGGGTTGGGAATGGGAACTAGacctattaaattaattaaaacttgaaGGAAGTTAAAAGAACATGAACCTTGAGACCTAGTCGAATGGTGGAAAGCTATCTAGCTAGATGCATACCAGTGGTGAGGAGTTGCATGGAAAGAGGAAGCTCGCGCTTGAAAGCGTCGATTTTGAGACGTTCTTCTTCAAGGCGGGAGAGGAACTCTTCAAGCTTCTGAGTCTGAGACTGGTCGTGGAGATGAGACGCCTGCAGGTCCCCAAAGGATTTGAGGAGCATGGAGTAGCTGTGGGGCTTGCAGTCCAGGCTCAGCTCCGAAGGTGACGATGCCATTTTGACTTAAATGTTATAATTTTATCAGAAAACTCACCACTGTTTTTATAAGAAAATGTTGATATTCAAGCAAAAACAAGAATAGGGTTATGTGGGAACAAACAAGAGCAAAAGAAGG
Above is a window of Malus sylvestris chromosome 15, drMalSylv7.2, whole genome shotgun sequence DNA encoding:
- the LOC126605463 gene encoding uncharacterized protein LOC126605463, which produces MTIDDESSVYIGGLPYDATEETVRRVFELYGNVIAVKIINDAATRGKCYGFVTFRNPRSAILAINEMDGRTVDGRVIRVNEVRSRGGRLSFGRERENFRRNAERGRNWDRSRDHERDFSRDRDRYKDRYTDQSRERDRDRSPEDVGEERDRRYEGERDYDHVRDHVLDIDLDQDRVAVDSDQEQSRNRNQGWERDRSLESDRDRDMDKTKSLDSTGDKDGDDQSRRWNGSNTVGRQSRDLISHPSDDYNVQVKEQLHRSMRRVEEIKNETILMEESIEEKEKLVLDLQKKSKKLEDALINAKKNSSHQKMKLTKLHKSFTQVKDYTEKLKSYEHELQLLVDTGMLEHSSDEVGLRDEILTIGNA
- the LOC126605462 gene encoding myb family transcription factor EFM-like, encoding MASSPSELSLDCKPHSYSMLLKSFGDLQASHLHDQSQTQKLEEFLSRLEEERLKIDAFKRELPLSMQLLTTAVEASRQQLQAYRTNNIQGQNRPVLEEFIPLKHSNSEGSEIPTNATSDKANWMTSAQLWSQATDHNPNATSKPQSTITTGPKETDIGFSVSPKLGLETKQHRSYGGGAFLPFSKDRSPTLRPLPELALASPENNKSEIALEDKTNHHENGNINSSSAAGNCNEQGKLLGAGGINNSSEGQNGQTTTTAGAVATTTPTQTHRKARRCWSPDLHRRFVNALQMLGGSQVATPKQIRELMKVDGLTNDEVKSHLQKYRLHTRRPSPSPHAGGGPTPQLVVLGGIWVPPEYATAAHNGSAALYSPHPASHAPPHYCATPMPQDFYATQQQQQQLHHHSLQHQLHVYRTSTASHTQSSPESDGRGAGDRSESIEDGKSESGSWKGTESGDHVNMNGGDQRNGGLTARRSEDGEDSNGSQITLKF